From Sphingobium sp. RAC03, a single genomic window includes:
- the grxD gene encoding Grx4 family monothiol glutaredoxin — translation MTDAVHQRIAELVGAHDVVLFMKGTPLFPQCGFSSRAIAILEHLGVAYDTVDVLQDQAVRQGIKAFSDWPTIPQLYVKGEFVGGSDIMMEMYEAGELHQLMTDQGVAAAS, via the coding sequence ATGACCGACGCCGTGCATCAGCGGATCGCCGAACTTGTGGGTGCCCATGACGTGGTGCTTTTCATGAAGGGCACGCCGCTCTTTCCGCAATGTGGCTTTTCGAGCCGCGCCATTGCGATCCTGGAGCATCTGGGCGTGGCCTATGACACGGTCGATGTGCTACAGGATCAGGCCGTACGGCAGGGGATCAAGGCTTTTTCCGATTGGCCGACCATTCCCCAGCTTTATGTGAAGGGCGAATTTGTCGGCGGCAGCGACATCATGATGGAAATGTATGAAGCGGGCGAACTGCACCAGCTGATGACCGATCAGGGCGTCGCCGCCGCGAGTTGA
- the rsmA gene encoding 16S rRNA (adenine(1518)-N(6)/adenine(1519)-N(6))-dimethyltransferase RsmA, which yields MVETRPALPPLRDVIARHGLAASKALGQNFLLDEQLLDRIAAIPGPLDGQPAFEVGPGPGGLTRAILRAGARLVAVERDHRCLPALAELEEAFPGQLRVLSGDAMEVDARAEAGEGAHIIANLPYNVGTPLLVGWLSAAWEPLPWWSSLTLMFQMEVAERIVAQPGTDHYGRLAILSQWRSEARIAMKVHRSAFTPPPKVMSAVVHITAKPAPDGVQLKMLERLTAAAFGQRRKMLRQSLKGLPGALDALAEVGIDPQRRAETVSVEDFVAVARLLSR from the coding sequence ATGGTTGAAACCCGTCCGGCATTGCCGCCCCTGCGCGACGTGATCGCGCGCCATGGCCTCGCCGCCAGCAAGGCTCTGGGTCAGAATTTCCTGCTCGACGAACAATTGCTCGACCGGATCGCCGCCATTCCCGGCCCGCTGGATGGCCAGCCCGCCTTCGAGGTCGGCCCCGGCCCCGGCGGCCTGACCCGCGCCATCCTGCGTGCCGGGGCACGGCTCGTCGCGGTCGAGCGCGACCATCGCTGCCTGCCTGCGCTTGCCGAACTGGAGGAGGCCTTTCCCGGCCAGTTGCGTGTCCTGTCCGGCGACGCCATGGAAGTGGATGCCCGCGCCGAGGCTGGCGAGGGCGCGCATATCATCGCCAACCTGCCCTATAATGTCGGCACGCCCCTGCTCGTCGGCTGGTTGTCCGCGGCGTGGGAGCCGCTGCCCTGGTGGTCTAGCTTGACGCTCATGTTCCAGATGGAAGTGGCCGAACGCATCGTCGCCCAGCCCGGCACCGACCATTATGGCCGCCTTGCCATCCTGTCGCAGTGGCGCAGCGAGGCGCGGATCGCGATGAAGGTGCACCGCAGCGCCTTTACCCCGCCCCCCAAGGTCATGTCGGCGGTCGTGCATATCACCGCGAAACCCGCGCCGGACGGTGTTCAACTCAAGATGCTGGAACGCCTAACCGCCGCCGCCTTCGGCCAACGCCGCAAGATGCTGCGCCAGAGCCTCAAAGGCCTACCCGGCGCGCTCGACGCGCTGGCAGAAGTCGGCATAGATCCGCAGCGCCGCGCCGAAACCGTCAGCGTCGAGGATTTCGTAGCCGTAGCCCGCCTCCTCAGCCGCTGA
- a CDS encoding BolA/IbaG family iron-sulfur metabolism protein — protein MPMAADEIADMIRAAIPDAQVEITDLAGDGDHYAARVVAESFRGMSRVAQQRAVYASLDGRMGGVLHALQLTTAVPN, from the coding sequence ATGCCGATGGCCGCCGACGAAATTGCCGACATGATCCGCGCCGCCATTCCCGACGCGCAGGTCGAGATTACCGACCTGGCGGGGGACGGCGACCATTATGCCGCGCGCGTGGTGGCGGAAAGTTTCCGGGGGATGAGCCGGGTGGCGCAGCAACGCGCCGTCTATGCTTCGCTCGACGGGCGGATGGGGGGCGTACTGCATGCCTTGCAACTGACCACGGCGGTTCCCAACTAA
- the pdxA gene encoding 4-hydroxythreonine-4-phosphate dehydrogenase PdxA has protein sequence MIEAVSLAPFAVPLGDPAGIGPEIVAKSWVMREARGLAPFFAVGDPAALRAVWLGPIIPISAPEEATATFATGLPCLEIAKAGEIVPGSPSVDGARIAFQALEVAVGLARSGSAAGIVTAPVGKEQLYGVGFTHPGQTEFVAERCGVSAHNAVMMLAGPSLKVVPITIHIALADVAAALTIDLIRARAITTAKGMQKNFGIARPRLAVAGLNPHAGENGALGREEIEIIRPAIEQLRAEGMDIVGPLAADGMFHARARETYDVALCMYHDQALIPIKTLNFDDGVNITLGLPIVRTSPDHGTAFGIAGTDSANPGAMIAAIRMAEAAARARIAYG, from the coding sequence ATAATTGAGGCCGTCTCTTTAGCACCCTTCGCGGTGCCGCTGGGCGATCCGGCCGGGATAGGGCCGGAGATCGTCGCCAAAAGCTGGGTCATGCGTGAGGCACGCGGCCTTGCTCCCTTCTTCGCGGTGGGTGATCCCGCCGCGTTGCGCGCGGTGTGGCTCGGCCCGATCATCCCGATCAGCGCGCCGGAAGAAGCGACGGCGACCTTCGCGACCGGCCTCCCCTGCCTCGAAATCGCCAAGGCGGGTGAGATCGTGCCGGGGTCGCCCAGCGTCGATGGCGCGCGCATTGCGTTTCAGGCGCTCGAAGTCGCGGTCGGCCTCGCCCGTTCCGGTTCGGCCGCAGGCATCGTTACCGCGCCGGTCGGCAAGGAACAGCTTTATGGCGTCGGCTTCACTCATCCGGGCCAGACCGAATTCGTCGCCGAACGCTGCGGCGTTTCTGCCCATAATGCGGTGATGATGCTGGCCGGACCATCGCTCAAGGTCGTGCCGATCACCATCCATATCGCGCTGGCCGATGTGGCAGCCGCGCTCACCATCGATCTGATCCGCGCCCGCGCCATCACCACGGCCAAGGGGATGCAGAAGAATTTCGGCATCGCCCGCCCGCGCCTCGCGGTCGCTGGGCTTAACCCCCATGCCGGAGAAAATGGCGCGTTGGGCCGTGAAGAGATCGAGATCATCCGGCCTGCGATCGAACAGTTGCGCGCCGAGGGTATGGACATTGTCGGCCCCCTGGCGGCCGACGGCATGTTCCACGCCCGCGCGCGCGAAACCTATGACGTGGCGCTGTGCATGTATCATGATCAGGCGCTGATCCCGATCAAGACGCTGAATTTCGACGATGGCGTCAACATCACGCTCGGCCTGCCGATCGTCCGCACCTCGCCCGACCATGGCACAGCCTTCGGTATCGCCGGGACCGACAGCGCCAATCCGGGCGCGATGATCGCCGCGATCCGCATGGCCGAAGCCGCCGCGCGCGCGCGCATCGCTTATGGTTGA
- a CDS encoding M56 family metallopeptidase — translation MSVWIVETLIATSLLMALVMLLRRPVARWLGAGAAYSLWVLPLLRMVLPVLPQEVAAPSPLHIAVDQSGLPGLLALSNNPQAASASGFPWLEAGIALWFIGLLAFLLFQAVGYIRFRRHMLDGSVLLGQEGRIRTIASPQAPGPLAFGVLRPMIVLPVDFAQRYDDLEQEMAVAHERAHHERGDLLANMVALLLLGVHWCNPIAWIAYRAYRADQETACDARVLSLYGRDQAHAYGRAILKAAGGRQFVAACHLNRIATLKGRLAMLSHHEISLQRISWGMAAVAIVTATGLALTASGSRAAQQMAAISETVESADLARLGDLVARPAAATVPEVPAAATVPDVPTAATIAAETTPMTPVPPEPIVPAADMIAPVPPVAPAPPVTWREEKARISASRANQWGQTPAIPTEADIARMVPVVDVRKGCDGDRTVSQRETVDSNGRRAIRIRICEAQIEAQALRSARAGLMKARAKVERATHMSDRIRADVLRDLDEEIAQIDGQRN, via the coding sequence ATGAGCGTCTGGATCGTCGAAACGCTGATCGCCACCAGCTTGCTGATGGCGCTGGTGATGCTGTTGCGCCGCCCGGTCGCGCGCTGGCTGGGGGCGGGGGCGGCCTATAGCCTCTGGGTCTTGCCGTTGCTGCGCATGGTGTTGCCGGTGCTGCCGCAGGAGGTGGCGGCGCCTTCGCCGCTGCATATCGCGGTCGACCAGTCGGGTCTGCCCGGATTGCTGGCGCTTTCAAATAACCCGCAAGCGGCATCGGCGTCGGGCTTTCCTTGGCTGGAGGCCGGGATCGCGCTCTGGTTCATCGGGTTGCTGGCGTTTCTGCTGTTCCAGGCGGTGGGCTATATCCGCTTCCGTCGCCATATGCTCGATGGCTCCGTATTGCTTGGACAGGAAGGGCGCATCCGCACGATCGCCAGCCCGCAGGCGCCGGGGCCGCTGGCCTTTGGCGTGCTGCGGCCGATGATCGTTCTGCCGGTCGATTTCGCGCAGCGCTATGACGATCTGGAGCAGGAAATGGCGGTCGCGCATGAGCGTGCGCATCATGAGCGCGGCGACCTGCTGGCCAATATGGTCGCGCTGCTGCTTCTGGGCGTCCATTGGTGCAACCCGATCGCCTGGATCGCCTATCGCGCCTATCGCGCCGACCAGGAAACCGCCTGCGATGCGCGTGTCCTGTCGCTCTATGGCCGCGACCAGGCCCATGCCTATGGCCGCGCCATCCTGAAAGCCGCAGGCGGGCGGCAATTCGTCGCCGCCTGTCATCTCAATCGCATTGCTACACTCAAGGGGAGGCTTGCCATGCTTTCGCACCATGAAATTTCGCTTCAGCGGATCAGCTGGGGCATGGCGGCTGTCGCCATCGTCACCGCCACCGGCCTCGCGCTCACCGCATCGGGCAGCCGCGCCGCGCAGCAGATGGCGGCGATCAGCGAGACCGTCGAATCCGCCGATCTCGCCCGGCTGGGCGATCTGGTCGCCCGGCCCGCCGCCGCCACCGTGCCGGAAGTGCCAGCCGCTGCCACCGTCCCCGACGTGCCGACCGCTGCGACCATCGCGGCCGAAACCACGCCGATGACGCCCGTGCCGCCAGAGCCGATCGTGCCCGCCGCCGACATGATCGCACCTGTGCCGCCAGTGGCCCCTGCGCCGCCGGTGACCTGGCGCGAGGAAAAGGCGCGTATCAGCGCAAGTCGTGCCAACCAGTGGGGACAGACCCCTGCCATCCCGACCGAGGCGGACATTGCCCGGATGGTGCCGGTGGTGGATGTCCGCAAGGGTTGCGATGGCGACCGGACGGTTAGCCAGCGCGAGACGGTGGACAGCAATGGCCGTCGTGCCATCCGTATCCGCATCTGCGAGGCACAGATCGAGGCGCAGGCGCTGCGATCGGCGCGCGCGGGGTTGATGAAGGCGCGGGCGAAGGTGGAACGGGCAACGCATATGTCCGATCGTATTCGCGCCGACGTACTCCGCGACCTGGACGAGGAAATCGCGCAGATCGACGGTCAGCGCAATTGA
- a CDS encoding BlaI/MecI/CopY family transcriptional regulator: MGDKISEAELVVMEALWEQSPQTATDVADRVAAARDWSVQTVKTLLSRLMAKDIIAADQDGRRFLYRPMVARDDYVAGESGRLVNRLFGGRISPLVAQLASQDQLTAEDIAELEDILKGLKS; this comes from the coding sequence ATAGGCGACAAGATCAGCGAAGCCGAACTGGTGGTGATGGAGGCGCTGTGGGAACAGTCGCCGCAGACCGCGACCGATGTTGCCGATCGCGTCGCGGCTGCGCGCGACTGGAGCGTCCAGACGGTCAAGACGTTGCTGTCGCGGCTGATGGCCAAGGATATCATTGCCGCCGACCAGGATGGTCGCCGCTTTCTCTATCGGCCGATGGTGGCGCGCGACGACTATGTCGCGGGCGAGTCCGGGCGGCTGGTCAATCGCCTGTTTGGCGGTCGCATTTCGCCGCTGGTTGCGCAGCTGGCGAGCCAGGATCAGTTGACGGCGGAGGATATCGCCGAGCTGGAGGATATCCTCAAGGGGCTGAAATCATGA
- a CDS encoding DUF1476 domain-containing protein: MTTFDDRERAFENMFAHDQEMQFRIQARRNRLLGEWAAAKMGLTPEETDAYAKAVVQADFEEAGDEDVIRKLVGDMTSAGIEIDEPGVRAALEEQAVVARRMFIEAQ; the protein is encoded by the coding sequence ATGACGACTTTCGACGATCGCGAACGGGCATTCGAAAATATGTTCGCGCATGACCAGGAAATGCAGTTCCGCATCCAGGCACGCCGCAACCGTCTGCTAGGCGAATGGGCCGCTGCGAAGATGGGCCTGACGCCTGAAGAGACCGACGCCTATGCCAAGGCCGTCGTACAGGCCGATTTCGAGGAAGCGGGCGACGAGGATGTGATCCGCAAGCTGGTGGGTGATATGACCTCGGCCGGGATCGAGATTGACGAGCCGGGTGTGCGCGCCGCGCTGGAAGAGCAGGCGGTCGTCGCGCGCCGCATGTTCATCGAAGCGCAGTAA